The following are from one region of the Thermococcus cleftensis genome:
- the hydB gene encoding NADPH-dependent hydrogenase/sulfhydrogenase 1 subunit beta — MRYVKLPKENTYAFLERLKEWGKLYAPVKISEKFYDFREIDDVRKVEFHYNRTIMPPKKFFFLPREKLFEFNLAKAEYKEVIEEVEPFVLFGLHACDIFGLKILDTVYLDELPDKYYRVRREKGIIIGISCMPDEYCFCNLRETDFADDGFDLFLHELPDGWLVRVGTPTGHRIVDKNIKLFEEVTTEDICNFREFENKRSKAFKYHEDWSNLRYLLELEMEHPMWDEQAEICLACGNCNTTCPTCRCYEVQDIVSLDGNTGYRERRWDSCQLRSHGLVAGGHNFRPTKKARFMNRYLCKNSYNEKLGISYCVGCGRCTYFCPAGINFVKNLRTIMGLEEKTCPSEISEEIPKRGFAYASEIRGEDI, encoded by the coding sequence TTGAGATACGTTAAGCTTCCGAAGGAGAACACCTACGCGTTCCTTGAAAGGCTGAAGGAGTGGGGCAAGCTCTACGCCCCGGTTAAGATATCCGAGAAGTTCTACGACTTCAGGGAGATAGACGACGTCAGGAAGGTCGAGTTTCACTACAACAGGACGATAATGCCGCCAAAGAAGTTCTTCTTCCTGCCTAGAGAAAAGCTCTTCGAGTTCAACCTTGCAAAAGCGGAGTACAAGGAGGTCATCGAAGAGGTTGAACCCTTCGTACTCTTCGGTCTCCACGCCTGCGACATCTTTGGCCTCAAGATACTCGACACAGTTTACCTCGACGAACTCCCGGACAAGTACTACAGGGTGAGGCGTGAGAAGGGCATCATTATAGGCATCAGCTGTATGCCCGACGAGTACTGCTTCTGCAACCTCCGTGAAACGGACTTCGCCGACGACGGCTTCGACCTGTTCCTTCACGAGCTTCCGGACGGCTGGCTCGTCCGCGTCGGAACCCCAACCGGGCACCGCATAGTGGACAAGAACATCAAGCTCTTCGAGGAGGTCACCACCGAGGACATCTGCAACTTCCGCGAGTTCGAGAACAAACGCTCGAAGGCCTTCAAGTACCACGAGGACTGGAGCAACCTTCGCTACCTCCTCGAGCTCGAGATGGAGCACCCGATGTGGGACGAGCAGGCTGAAATCTGCCTCGCCTGCGGCAACTGCAACACCACCTGTCCGACGTGCCGCTGCTACGAGGTGCAGGACATAGTCAGCCTCGACGGGAACACCGGCTACCGTGAGAGGCGCTGGGACTCCTGCCAGCTCAGGAGCCACGGTCTGGTTGCTGGAGGCCACAACTTCAGGCCGACGAAGAAGGCCCGCTTCATGAACCGCTACCTCTGCAAGAACTCCTACAATGAGAAGCTCGGCATAAGCTACTGCGTCGGCTGTGGAAGGTGCACATACTTCTGCCCTGCGGGAATAAACTTCGTGAAGAACCTGCGCACGATAATGGGTCTCGAAGAGAAGACCTGCCCCTCCGAGATAAGTGAGGAGATCCCGAAGAGGGGCTTCGCCTACGCTTCGGAGATAAGGGGTGAGGACATATGA
- the hydG gene encoding NADPH-dependent hydrogenase/sulfhydrogenase 1 subunit gamma has product MSEVVPREIMMPGENPYALHKVKVLKVYPLTETEKLFLFRFEDPEIAERWTFKPGQFVQLTIPGVGEVPISICSSAMRKGFFELCIRKAGRVTTVVHRLQPGDTVLVRGPYGNGFPVDEWEGMDLLLIAAGLGTAPLRSVFLYAMDNRWKYGNITFINTARYGKDLLFYKELEAMKDLAEAENVKIIQSVTRDPDWPGRHGRPQKFIVEANTNPKKTAVAICGPPRMYKSVFEALINYGYRPENIYVTLERKMKCGIGKCGHCNVGTSTSWKYICKDGPVFTYFDIVSTPGLLD; this is encoded by the coding sequence ATGAGCGAGGTAGTTCCAAGGGAGATCATGATGCCCGGCGAGAATCCCTACGCCCTTCATAAGGTTAAAGTGCTCAAGGTGTACCCGCTAACAGAGACGGAAAAGCTGTTCCTGTTCCGCTTCGAGGACCCGGAGATAGCCGAGAGGTGGACCTTCAAGCCCGGCCAGTTCGTCCAGCTCACCATACCCGGCGTTGGAGAGGTTCCGATAAGCATATGCTCCTCCGCGATGAGGAAGGGTTTCTTCGAGCTGTGCATCAGGAAAGCCGGGAGGGTCACCACAGTCGTCCACAGGCTCCAGCCAGGGGATACAGTCCTCGTTCGCGGTCCCTACGGTAACGGCTTCCCCGTTGATGAGTGGGAGGGAATGGATTTACTGCTCATCGCCGCCGGTCTCGGAACGGCACCGCTCAGGAGTGTCTTCCTCTATGCCATGGACAACCGCTGGAAGTACGGCAACATAACCTTCATCAACACGGCCCGCTATGGAAAAGACCTGCTCTTCTACAAGGAGCTCGAAGCGATGAAGGACCTCGCCGAGGCCGAGAACGTCAAGATAATCCAGAGCGTTACGCGCGACCCAGACTGGCCGGGAAGGCACGGCAGGCCCCAGAAGTTCATAGTCGAGGCTAACACCAACCCGAAGAAAACGGCGGTGGCAATCTGCGGCCCGCCGAGAATGTACAAGTCGGTCTTTGAGGCCCTAATCAACTACGGCTACCGGCCGGAGAACATCTACGTGACGCTGGAGAGGAAGATGAAGTGCGGCATAGGCAAGTGCGGCCACTGCAACGTCGGAACGAGCACGAGCTGGAAGTACATCTGCAAGGACGGCCCGGTCTTCACGTACTTCGACATAGTATCAACGCCTGGCTTACTGGACTGA
- the hydD gene encoding NADPH-dependent hydrogenase/sulfhydrogenase 1 subunit delta, with product MEEKKIRIGFYALTSCYGCQLQLAMMDELLQLLPRAEIVCWYMLERDSYEDEPVDIAFIEGSVSTEEEVELVKRIRENAKIVVAVGSCAVQGGVQSWEKDKSLEELWKTVYGDGKVKFEPKMAEPVENYIKVDYRIYGCPPEKKDFLYAIGTFLVGSWPEDIDYPVCVECRLKGHPCILIEKGEPCLGPITRAGCDARCPGFGVACIGCRGAIGYDVAWFDSLARTFKEKGLTKEEILERMKMFNAYNPKLEEMVEKIFQEVEE from the coding sequence ATGGAGGAGAAGAAAATTAGGATCGGCTTTTACGCCCTCACCTCATGCTACGGCTGCCAGCTCCAGTTAGCTATGATGGACGAGCTCCTCCAGCTGCTTCCGCGCGCTGAAATCGTCTGCTGGTACATGCTCGAGCGCGACAGCTACGAGGACGAGCCGGTTGATATAGCCTTCATCGAGGGAAGCGTTTCAACGGAGGAAGAGGTTGAGCTCGTCAAGAGGATACGCGAGAACGCGAAAATCGTTGTGGCCGTCGGTTCCTGCGCCGTCCAAGGAGGTGTGCAGAGCTGGGAGAAGGACAAGAGCCTTGAGGAGCTATGGAAGACCGTCTACGGTGACGGAAAGGTCAAGTTCGAGCCGAAGATGGCCGAGCCGGTCGAGAACTACATCAAGGTGGACTACCGCATCTACGGCTGCCCGCCGGAGAAGAAGGACTTCCTCTACGCGATAGGCACCTTCCTCGTCGGCTCCTGGCCGGAGGACATCGACTACCCCGTCTGCGTTGAGTGCAGGCTGAAGGGACACCCGTGCATTCTCATCGAGAAAGGCGAACCGTGCCTTGGACCGATAACGAGGGCCGGCTGCGACGCGAGGTGCCCGGGATTCGGGGTGGCGTGCATCGGTTGCCGCGGCGCGATAGGCTACGATGTTGCCTGGTTCGACTCACTCGCCAGGACGTTCAAGGAGAAGGGACTCACCAAGGAGGAGATACTGGAGCGTATGAAGATGTTCAACGCCTACAACCCAAAGCTCGAGGAGATGGTTGAGAAGATATTCCAGGAGGTGGAAGAATGA
- the hydA gene encoding NADPH-dependent hydrogenase/sulfhydrogenase 1 subunit alpha, whose translation MKNLYLPITVDHIARVEGKGGAEIIVGDEGVKEVRLNIIEGPRFFEAITIGKKLDEALAVYPRICSFCSAAHKLTAVEAAEKAIGFEPREEIQALREVLYIGDMIESHALHLYLLVLPDYLGYSNPLKMVDEYRKEIGIALDLKNLGSWMMDELGARAIHQENVVLGGFGKLPGRATLEKMKRRLQEALPKAEYTFELFSKLEQYEEVEGPITHLAVKPRGDLYGIYGDHIKASDGNEFPSEDYKEHIREFVVEHSFAKHSHYHGEPFMVGAISRVVNNAPLLYGRAKELYKSHRELLRPTNPFANNLAQALELVYFTERAIDLIDEALAKWPIRPRDEVEMRDGFGVSTTEAPRGILVYALQVKDGRVAYADIITPTAFNLAMMEVHVRMMAEKHYNDDPERLKYLAEMVVRAYDPCISCSVHVARL comes from the coding sequence ATGAAGAACCTCTACCTTCCGATCACCGTTGACCACATAGCGCGCGTTGAGGGTAAGGGTGGCGCGGAGATCATAGTGGGCGACGAGGGTGTCAAGGAGGTCAGGCTCAACATCATAGAGGGGCCAAGGTTCTTCGAGGCCATAACCATAGGCAAGAAGCTCGACGAGGCCCTAGCGGTCTACCCGAGGATATGCTCCTTCTGTTCGGCTGCCCACAAGCTCACCGCGGTGGAGGCGGCCGAGAAGGCAATCGGATTTGAACCGCGCGAGGAGATACAGGCCCTCAGGGAGGTTCTCTACATCGGGGACATGATAGAGAGCCACGCTCTGCACCTCTACCTCCTCGTTCTCCCCGACTACCTAGGCTACTCCAACCCGCTCAAGATGGTGGACGAGTACAGGAAGGAGATAGGCATAGCCCTCGACCTCAAGAACCTCGGAAGCTGGATGATGGACGAGCTCGGAGCGAGGGCGATACACCAGGAGAACGTCGTCCTCGGCGGCTTCGGCAAGCTGCCAGGCAGGGCAACCCTTGAGAAGATGAAGAGGCGCCTTCAGGAGGCCCTTCCGAAGGCAGAGTACACCTTTGAGCTGTTCTCCAAGCTGGAGCAGTACGAAGAAGTTGAGGGTCCGATAACTCACCTGGCGGTGAAGCCTAGGGGAGACCTCTACGGGATCTACGGTGACCACATAAAGGCCAGCGATGGCAACGAGTTCCCGAGCGAGGACTACAAGGAGCACATAAGGGAGTTCGTGGTCGAGCACAGCTTCGCCAAGCACTCCCACTACCACGGGGAGCCCTTCATGGTCGGGGCGATATCGAGGGTCGTCAACAACGCCCCGCTCCTCTACGGAAGGGCGAAGGAGCTCTACAAGAGCCACAGGGAGTTGCTCAGGCCGACCAACCCCTTCGCCAACAACCTCGCCCAAGCCCTTGAGCTGGTCTACTTCACCGAGAGGGCCATCGACCTCATAGACGAGGCCCTAGCCAAGTGGCCGATAAGGCCGAGGGACGAGGTCGAGATGAGGGACGGGTTCGGCGTTTCCACGACGGAGGCACCGCGCGGGATACTCGTTTACGCCCTCCAGGTCAAGGACGGAAGGGTGGCTTACGCTGACATAATAACACCGACCGCGTTTAACTTAGCGATGATGGAAGTCCACGTGAGAATGATGGCCGAGAAGCACTACAACGACGACCCGGAGAGGCTCAAGTACCTCGCGGAGATGGTCGTCCGCGCCTACGACCCGTGCATCTCCTGTTCGGTGCACGTCGCGAGGCTCTGA
- a CDS encoding type II toxin-antitoxin system VapC family toxin, translating to MRNVLLDTSILIEHFKGNPKARKILLGLIDSGDALFVNPIVFSEVVYLLIGFYSGVSPRSIKGKPERLPSELDLIFESLQEYAFVELGGRTSQIAKNLIQKYAMLPNDALILATCIEHGFALATLDDDFEGPARAEGVELITG from the coding sequence ATGAGGAACGTCTTGCTAGATACCTCGATTCTTATTGAGCACTTCAAGGGGAACCCTAAAGCCAGGAAAATCCTTTTGGGTCTCATAGATTCGGGTGACGCCCTTTTCGTGAATCCAATAGTCTTCAGTGAGGTTGTCTACCTCCTGATCGGCTTCTATTCTGGTGTATCCCCGAGGAGTATAAAGGGAAAACCTGAAAGACTGCCTTCAGAACTGGATCTGATTTTTGAATCCCTTCAAGAGTATGCCTTTGTCGAACTCGGCGGGAGGACGTCTCAAATAGCCAAAAACCTCATCCAAAAGTACGCCATGCTCCCTAACGATGCACTGATTCTTGCAACCTGCATCGAGCACGGTTTTGCACTGGCAACTCTCGATGACGACTTTGAAGGCCCCGCACGGGCAGAAGGTGTCGAGCTGATAACGGGGTGA